A section of the Pan paniscus chromosome 7, NHGRI_mPanPan1-v2.0_pri, whole genome shotgun sequence genome encodes:
- the ZNF250 gene encoding zinc finger protein 250 isoform X1 gives MAAARLLPVPAGPQPLSFQAKLTFEDVAVLLSQDEWDRLCPAQRGLYRNVMMETYGNVVSLGLPGSKPDIISQLERGEDPWVLDRKGAKKSQGLWSDYSDNLKYDHTTACTQQDSLSCPWECETKGESQNTDLSPKPLISEQTVILGKTPLGRIDQENNETKQSFCLSPNSVDHREVQVLSQSMPLTPHQAVPSGERPYMCVECGKCFGRSSHLLQHQRIHTGEKPYVCSVCGKAFSQSSVLSKHRRIHTGEKPYECNECGKAFRVSSDLAQHHKIHTGEKPHECLECRKAFTQLSHLIQHQRIHTGERPYVCPLCGKAFNHSTVLRSHQRVHTGEKPHRCSECGKTFSVKRTLLQHQRIHTGEKPYTCSECGKAFSDRSVLIQHHNVHTGEKPYECSECGKTFSHRSTLMNHERIHTEEKPYACYECGKAFVQHSHLIQHQRVHTGEKPYVCGECGHAFSARRSLIQHERIHTGEKPFQCTECGKAFSLKATLIVHLRTHTGEKPYECNSCGKAFSQYSVLIQHQRIHTGEKPYECGECGRAFNQHGHLIQHQKVHRKL, from the exons ATGGCAGCAGCCAGACTCCTGCCAGTGCCGGCAGGACCCCAG CCCCTGTCGTTCCAGGCCAAGCTGACCTTCGAGGATGTGGCTGTGCTCCTCTCCCAGGATGAATGGGACCGCCTGTGCCCTGCTCAGAGGGGCCTCTACAGAAATGTGATGATGGAAACCTATGGGAATGTAGTCTCATTGG GACTTCCAGGATCCAAGCCTGACATAATCTCCCAGCTGGAGCGAGGGGAAGATCCCTGGGTCCTGGACAGGAAGGGGGCTAAGAAGAGCCAGGGCCTGTGGAGTGACTACTCAG ACAACCTCAAATATGACCACACTACAGCCTGTACACAACAAGACAGTTTATCTTGTCCATGGG AATGTGAAACCAAGGGAGAGAGTCAAAATACAGACTTGAGTCCGAAGCCATTAATTTCAGAGCAAACAGTGATTCTGGGGAAAACACCCTTGGGGAGGATTGAtcaagaaaataatgaaacaaagcaAAGCTTCTGTCTGAGTCCAAACTCTGTTGACCACCGTGAAGTTCAGGTCTTAAGCCAAAGCATGCCACTCACTCCGCACCAGGCAGTGCCTAGTGGAGAGAGGCCCTACATGTGTGTTGAGTGTGGGAAGTGCTTTGGCCGGAGTTCCCACCTCCTTCAGCATCAGCGTatccacactggagagaagccctatGTGTGCAGTGTatgtgggaaggccttcagcCAGAGCTCAGTCCTTAGTAAACACAGGAGAATTCACACAGGTGAGAAGCCCTATGAGTGTAATGAGTGTGGAAAAGCCTTTAGAGTGAGCTCAGATCTTGCTCAGCATCACAAGATACATACAGGAGAGAAGCCTCACGAATGTCTTGAGTGTCGGAAAGCCTTCACTCAACTCTCACATCTCATTCAGCACCAGCGGATCCACACGGGAGAAAGGCCATATGTGTGTCCGttgtgtgggaaagccttcaacCATAGCACTGTTCTGCGGAGCCACCAGAGGGTACACACTGGGGAGAAGCCTCACAGGTGCAGTGAGTGTGGGAAAACCTTCAGTGTGAAGAGGACACTGCTGCAGCACCAGAGGATCCACACCGGGGAGAAGCCCTACACGTGCAGCGAGTGTGGGAAGGCCTTCAGCGACCGCTCAGTCCTCATTCAGCACCACAACGTGCACACCGGGGAGAAGCCCTATGAGTGCAGTGAGTGTGGGAAGACCTTCAGCCACCGCTCCACACTGATGAATCACGAGCGGATCCACACCGAGGAAAAGCCCTATGCATGCTAcgaatgtgggaaggccttcgTTCAGCACTCACACCTGATCCAGCACCAGAGAGTCCACACTGGGGAGAAGCCCTACGTGTGTGGTGAATGTGGGCACGCCTTCAGTGCACGCCGGTCTCTGATCCAGCATGAGAGAATCCACACAGGTGAAAAGCCCTTCCAGTGcacagaatgtggcaaagccttcagCCTGAAAGCAACTCTGATTGTGCACCTGAGGACCCACACGGGCGAGAAGCCATATGAGTGCAATAGCTGCGGGAAGGCCTTCAGCCAGTACTCAGTGCTCATCCAGCACCAGCGGATCCACACAGGCGAGAAGCCCTATGAGTGCGGGGAGTGTGGGCGTGCCTTCAACCAGCATGGCCACCTAATCCAGCACCAGAAAGTGCACAGAAAGTTGTGA
- the ZNF250 gene encoding zinc finger protein 250 isoform X3: MAAARLLPVPAGPQPLSFQAKLTFEDVAVLLSQDEWDRLCPAQRGLYRNVMMETYGNVVSLGLPGSKPDIISQLERGEDPWVLDRKGAKKSQGLWSDYSECETKGESQNTDLSPKPLISEQTVILGKTPLGRIDQENNETKQSFCLSPNSVDHREVQVLSQSMPLTPHQAVPSGERPYMCVECGKCFGRSSHLLQHQRIHTGEKPYVCSVCGKAFSQSSVLSKHRRIHTGEKPYECNECGKAFRVSSDLAQHHKIHTGEKPHECLECRKAFTQLSHLIQHQRIHTGERPYVCPLCGKAFNHSTVLRSHQRVHTGEKPHRCSECGKTFSVKRTLLQHQRIHTGEKPYTCSECGKAFSDRSVLIQHHNVHTGEKPYECSECGKTFSHRSTLMNHERIHTEEKPYACYECGKAFVQHSHLIQHQRVHTGEKPYVCGECGHAFSARRSLIQHERIHTGEKPFQCTECGKAFSLKATLIVHLRTHTGEKPYECNSCGKAFSQYSVLIQHQRIHTGEKPYECGECGRAFNQHGHLIQHQKVHRKL, translated from the exons ATGGCAGCAGCCAGACTCCTGCCAGTGCCGGCAGGACCCCAG CCCCTGTCGTTCCAGGCCAAGCTGACCTTCGAGGATGTGGCTGTGCTCCTCTCCCAGGATGAATGGGACCGCCTGTGCCCTGCTCAGAGGGGCCTCTACAGAAATGTGATGATGGAAACCTATGGGAATGTAGTCTCATTGG GACTTCCAGGATCCAAGCCTGACATAATCTCCCAGCTGGAGCGAGGGGAAGATCCCTGGGTCCTGGACAGGAAGGGGGCTAAGAAGAGCCAGGGCCTGTGGAGTGACTACTCAG AATGTGAAACCAAGGGAGAGAGTCAAAATACAGACTTGAGTCCGAAGCCATTAATTTCAGAGCAAACAGTGATTCTGGGGAAAACACCCTTGGGGAGGATTGAtcaagaaaataatgaaacaaagcaAAGCTTCTGTCTGAGTCCAAACTCTGTTGACCACCGTGAAGTTCAGGTCTTAAGCCAAAGCATGCCACTCACTCCGCACCAGGCAGTGCCTAGTGGAGAGAGGCCCTACATGTGTGTTGAGTGTGGGAAGTGCTTTGGCCGGAGTTCCCACCTCCTTCAGCATCAGCGTatccacactggagagaagccctatGTGTGCAGTGTatgtgggaaggccttcagcCAGAGCTCAGTCCTTAGTAAACACAGGAGAATTCACACAGGTGAGAAGCCCTATGAGTGTAATGAGTGTGGAAAAGCCTTTAGAGTGAGCTCAGATCTTGCTCAGCATCACAAGATACATACAGGAGAGAAGCCTCACGAATGTCTTGAGTGTCGGAAAGCCTTCACTCAACTCTCACATCTCATTCAGCACCAGCGGATCCACACGGGAGAAAGGCCATATGTGTGTCCGttgtgtgggaaagccttcaacCATAGCACTGTTCTGCGGAGCCACCAGAGGGTACACACTGGGGAGAAGCCTCACAGGTGCAGTGAGTGTGGGAAAACCTTCAGTGTGAAGAGGACACTGCTGCAGCACCAGAGGATCCACACCGGGGAGAAGCCCTACACGTGCAGCGAGTGTGGGAAGGCCTTCAGCGACCGCTCAGTCCTCATTCAGCACCACAACGTGCACACCGGGGAGAAGCCCTATGAGTGCAGTGAGTGTGGGAAGACCTTCAGCCACCGCTCCACACTGATGAATCACGAGCGGATCCACACCGAGGAAAAGCCCTATGCATGCTAcgaatgtgggaaggccttcgTTCAGCACTCACACCTGATCCAGCACCAGAGAGTCCACACTGGGGAGAAGCCCTACGTGTGTGGTGAATGTGGGCACGCCTTCAGTGCACGCCGGTCTCTGATCCAGCATGAGAGAATCCACACAGGTGAAAAGCCCTTCCAGTGcacagaatgtggcaaagccttcagCCTGAAAGCAACTCTGATTGTGCACCTGAGGACCCACACGGGCGAGAAGCCATATGAGTGCAATAGCTGCGGGAAGGCCTTCAGCCAGTACTCAGTGCTCATCCAGCACCAGCGGATCCACACAGGCGAGAAGCCCTATGAGTGCGGGGAGTGTGGGCGTGCCTTCAACCAGCATGGCCACCTAATCCAGCACCAGAAAGTGCACAGAAAGTTGTGA
- the ZNF250 gene encoding zinc finger protein 250 isoform X4: protein MAAARLLPVPAGPQAKLTFEDVAVLLSQDEWDRLCPAQRGLYRNVMMETYGNVVSLGLPGSKPDIISQLERGEDPWVLDRKGAKKSQGLWSDYSECETKGESQNTDLSPKPLISEQTVILGKTPLGRIDQENNETKQSFCLSPNSVDHREVQVLSQSMPLTPHQAVPSGERPYMCVECGKCFGRSSHLLQHQRIHTGEKPYVCSVCGKAFSQSSVLSKHRRIHTGEKPYECNECGKAFRVSSDLAQHHKIHTGEKPHECLECRKAFTQLSHLIQHQRIHTGERPYVCPLCGKAFNHSTVLRSHQRVHTGEKPHRCSECGKTFSVKRTLLQHQRIHTGEKPYTCSECGKAFSDRSVLIQHHNVHTGEKPYECSECGKTFSHRSTLMNHERIHTEEKPYACYECGKAFVQHSHLIQHQRVHTGEKPYVCGECGHAFSARRSLIQHERIHTGEKPFQCTECGKAFSLKATLIVHLRTHTGEKPYECNSCGKAFSQYSVLIQHQRIHTGEKPYECGECGRAFNQHGHLIQHQKVHRKL from the exons ATGGCAGCAGCCAGACTCCTGCCAGTGCCGGCAGGACCCCAG GCCAAGCTGACCTTCGAGGATGTGGCTGTGCTCCTCTCCCAGGATGAATGGGACCGCCTGTGCCCTGCTCAGAGGGGCCTCTACAGAAATGTGATGATGGAAACCTATGGGAATGTAGTCTCATTGG GACTTCCAGGATCCAAGCCTGACATAATCTCCCAGCTGGAGCGAGGGGAAGATCCCTGGGTCCTGGACAGGAAGGGGGCTAAGAAGAGCCAGGGCCTGTGGAGTGACTACTCAG AATGTGAAACCAAGGGAGAGAGTCAAAATACAGACTTGAGTCCGAAGCCATTAATTTCAGAGCAAACAGTGATTCTGGGGAAAACACCCTTGGGGAGGATTGAtcaagaaaataatgaaacaaagcaAAGCTTCTGTCTGAGTCCAAACTCTGTTGACCACCGTGAAGTTCAGGTCTTAAGCCAAAGCATGCCACTCACTCCGCACCAGGCAGTGCCTAGTGGAGAGAGGCCCTACATGTGTGTTGAGTGTGGGAAGTGCTTTGGCCGGAGTTCCCACCTCCTTCAGCATCAGCGTatccacactggagagaagccctatGTGTGCAGTGTatgtgggaaggccttcagcCAGAGCTCAGTCCTTAGTAAACACAGGAGAATTCACACAGGTGAGAAGCCCTATGAGTGTAATGAGTGTGGAAAAGCCTTTAGAGTGAGCTCAGATCTTGCTCAGCATCACAAGATACATACAGGAGAGAAGCCTCACGAATGTCTTGAGTGTCGGAAAGCCTTCACTCAACTCTCACATCTCATTCAGCACCAGCGGATCCACACGGGAGAAAGGCCATATGTGTGTCCGttgtgtgggaaagccttcaacCATAGCACTGTTCTGCGGAGCCACCAGAGGGTACACACTGGGGAGAAGCCTCACAGGTGCAGTGAGTGTGGGAAAACCTTCAGTGTGAAGAGGACACTGCTGCAGCACCAGAGGATCCACACCGGGGAGAAGCCCTACACGTGCAGCGAGTGTGGGAAGGCCTTCAGCGACCGCTCAGTCCTCATTCAGCACCACAACGTGCACACCGGGGAGAAGCCCTATGAGTGCAGTGAGTGTGGGAAGACCTTCAGCCACCGCTCCACACTGATGAATCACGAGCGGATCCACACCGAGGAAAAGCCCTATGCATGCTAcgaatgtgggaaggccttcgTTCAGCACTCACACCTGATCCAGCACCAGAGAGTCCACACTGGGGAGAAGCCCTACGTGTGTGGTGAATGTGGGCACGCCTTCAGTGCACGCCGGTCTCTGATCCAGCATGAGAGAATCCACACAGGTGAAAAGCCCTTCCAGTGcacagaatgtggcaaagccttcagCCTGAAAGCAACTCTGATTGTGCACCTGAGGACCCACACGGGCGAGAAGCCATATGAGTGCAATAGCTGCGGGAAGGCCTTCAGCCAGTACTCAGTGCTCATCCAGCACCAGCGGATCCACACAGGCGAGAAGCCCTATGAGTGCGGGGAGTGTGGGCGTGCCTTCAACCAGCATGGCCACCTAATCCAGCACCAGAAAGTGCACAGAAAGTTGTGA
- the ZNF250 gene encoding zinc finger protein 250 isoform X2: MAAARLLPVPAGPQAKLTFEDVAVLLSQDEWDRLCPAQRGLYRNVMMETYGNVVSLGLPGSKPDIISQLERGEDPWVLDRKGAKKSQGLWSDYSDNLKYDHTTACTQQDSLSCPWECETKGESQNTDLSPKPLISEQTVILGKTPLGRIDQENNETKQSFCLSPNSVDHREVQVLSQSMPLTPHQAVPSGERPYMCVECGKCFGRSSHLLQHQRIHTGEKPYVCSVCGKAFSQSSVLSKHRRIHTGEKPYECNECGKAFRVSSDLAQHHKIHTGEKPHECLECRKAFTQLSHLIQHQRIHTGERPYVCPLCGKAFNHSTVLRSHQRVHTGEKPHRCSECGKTFSVKRTLLQHQRIHTGEKPYTCSECGKAFSDRSVLIQHHNVHTGEKPYECSECGKTFSHRSTLMNHERIHTEEKPYACYECGKAFVQHSHLIQHQRVHTGEKPYVCGECGHAFSARRSLIQHERIHTGEKPFQCTECGKAFSLKATLIVHLRTHTGEKPYECNSCGKAFSQYSVLIQHQRIHTGEKPYECGECGRAFNQHGHLIQHQKVHRKL; this comes from the exons ATGGCAGCAGCCAGACTCCTGCCAGTGCCGGCAGGACCCCAG GCCAAGCTGACCTTCGAGGATGTGGCTGTGCTCCTCTCCCAGGATGAATGGGACCGCCTGTGCCCTGCTCAGAGGGGCCTCTACAGAAATGTGATGATGGAAACCTATGGGAATGTAGTCTCATTGG GACTTCCAGGATCCAAGCCTGACATAATCTCCCAGCTGGAGCGAGGGGAAGATCCCTGGGTCCTGGACAGGAAGGGGGCTAAGAAGAGCCAGGGCCTGTGGAGTGACTACTCAG ACAACCTCAAATATGACCACACTACAGCCTGTACACAACAAGACAGTTTATCTTGTCCATGGG AATGTGAAACCAAGGGAGAGAGTCAAAATACAGACTTGAGTCCGAAGCCATTAATTTCAGAGCAAACAGTGATTCTGGGGAAAACACCCTTGGGGAGGATTGAtcaagaaaataatgaaacaaagcaAAGCTTCTGTCTGAGTCCAAACTCTGTTGACCACCGTGAAGTTCAGGTCTTAAGCCAAAGCATGCCACTCACTCCGCACCAGGCAGTGCCTAGTGGAGAGAGGCCCTACATGTGTGTTGAGTGTGGGAAGTGCTTTGGCCGGAGTTCCCACCTCCTTCAGCATCAGCGTatccacactggagagaagccctatGTGTGCAGTGTatgtgggaaggccttcagcCAGAGCTCAGTCCTTAGTAAACACAGGAGAATTCACACAGGTGAGAAGCCCTATGAGTGTAATGAGTGTGGAAAAGCCTTTAGAGTGAGCTCAGATCTTGCTCAGCATCACAAGATACATACAGGAGAGAAGCCTCACGAATGTCTTGAGTGTCGGAAAGCCTTCACTCAACTCTCACATCTCATTCAGCACCAGCGGATCCACACGGGAGAAAGGCCATATGTGTGTCCGttgtgtgggaaagccttcaacCATAGCACTGTTCTGCGGAGCCACCAGAGGGTACACACTGGGGAGAAGCCTCACAGGTGCAGTGAGTGTGGGAAAACCTTCAGTGTGAAGAGGACACTGCTGCAGCACCAGAGGATCCACACCGGGGAGAAGCCCTACACGTGCAGCGAGTGTGGGAAGGCCTTCAGCGACCGCTCAGTCCTCATTCAGCACCACAACGTGCACACCGGGGAGAAGCCCTATGAGTGCAGTGAGTGTGGGAAGACCTTCAGCCACCGCTCCACACTGATGAATCACGAGCGGATCCACACCGAGGAAAAGCCCTATGCATGCTAcgaatgtgggaaggccttcgTTCAGCACTCACACCTGATCCAGCACCAGAGAGTCCACACTGGGGAGAAGCCCTACGTGTGTGGTGAATGTGGGCACGCCTTCAGTGCACGCCGGTCTCTGATCCAGCATGAGAGAATCCACACAGGTGAAAAGCCCTTCCAGTGcacagaatgtggcaaagccttcagCCTGAAAGCAACTCTGATTGTGCACCTGAGGACCCACACGGGCGAGAAGCCATATGAGTGCAATAGCTGCGGGAAGGCCTTCAGCCAGTACTCAGTGCTCATCCAGCACCAGCGGATCCACACAGGCGAGAAGCCCTATGAGTGCGGGGAGTGTGGGCGTGCCTTCAACCAGCATGGCCACCTAATCCAGCACCAGAAAGTGCACAGAAAGTTGTGA